A section of the Acropora muricata isolate sample 2 chromosome 4, ASM3666990v1, whole genome shotgun sequence genome encodes:
- the LOC136912992 gene encoding anoctamin-5-like isoform X3, producing MVAQTQRNSGVAKPKDQDAATTSGVKLDDREARSSETSSKHRSDIELLVESPKKKQNNSNTLFFRDGKRRIDYILAYEIDTGKDEDWQQKREEKRSEFEANLVKAHLELEAEGIELSSNGKTAYIKVHAPWKVLAEGAEEMLMKMPIKENDMDTRDWAERCFGGIGIRSPFELRADELPEQPNYFTCAFRRDKLENFLIPENRDDFFTYAQRSRIVHRILMKTNYGERKNQIGIGRLIGNGSYTAAYPLHEGTYQLDESSEAQRPENARQLLYNTWVNFRRWYKVQPLDHIRDYFGEKIGIYFAWLGFYTAMLVPAALMGLICVIYGAVKVGSYIPVRDICDEGKEKDYPMCPRCDQRCPYWLLSDTCIYSKVAYVFDNEFTVVFAIFMSLWATMFLEFWKRRQAEIAYEWDLLGYEDEEEQPRPEYEAAASNTRLNPITKVDEPYIAVGKKIPRFVCSFSFVLFMLVLVLVAVVAVVVYRAALFAVLAAQGDYNVGAVNIATSATAALINLIIIMILNKFYERLAEILTRWEMPRTQTELEDIFTFKMYLFQFLNFYSSLFYIAFFKQNPGRPGDFNRIFGKYRQEECNPAGCLFELLLQLSVIMVGKQIFNNFIEVIVPKLQNWWKRRQNIETPDLTEYTRWELDYDLTTYPVHGLFYEYLEMVIQFGFVTLFISAFPLGPFFALINNLLEIRLDAYKFVVVFQRPMAARAQDIGIWYTILKSVTKISVVVNGFVIAFVSEFVPRLYYTLGLENDSLEGFVNSTLSCFVVNEFPANERPSGTGKDVLWEHFNNNSCGFGQPTCRFRGYYERPFITIDGQTLDNPRKYEFSTAYWHILASKLFFVLAFLHIVYGLTAIIAWIIPDVPKEVSNQVKRENFLAREALRSADQPDANAP from the exons aaacaaaataattcaaaCACTTTGTTCTTCAGAGATGGGAAAAGGAGAATTG ACTACATTCTTGCCTATGAAATTGACACTGGTAAAGACGAAGACTGGCAGcaaaagagagaagaaaagcGCAGTGAGTTTGAGGCAAATTTGGTAAAAGCTCATCTTGAGCTGGAAGCTGAGGGCATTGAG CTCTCCAGTAATGGAAAGACTGCTTACATCAAAGTACATGCTCCCTGGAAAGTGCTGGCAGAAGGTGCAGAAGAGATGTTGATGAAAATGCCCATCAAG GAAAATGACATGGACACAAGAGACTGGGCTGAGCGATGCTTTGGTGGTATTGGCATTCGCAGTCCGTTTGAGCTCAGAGCTGATGAGCTTCCTGAGCAGCCAAATTACTTCACTTGTGCTTTTAGAAGGGACAAACTTGAAAA CTTTTTAATCCCTGAAAACCGCGATGATTTCTTCACCTATGCACAACGAAGCAGAATT GTTCATAGAATCTTAATGAAAACTAACTATGGAGAAAGAAAGAACCAGATAG GTATCGGCCGTTTGATTGGCAATGGTTCATACACAGCAGCTTATCCTTTGCATGAG GGTACTTATCAGTTGGATGAGTCAAGTGAAGCTCAAAGGCCTGAAAATGCACGACAG CTGCTCTATAACACATGGGTGAATTTCAGGCGCTGGTATAAGGTGCAGCCACTTGATCATATCAG GGATTATTTTGGTGAAAAGATTGGAATTTACTTTGCCTGGTTAG GTTTTTATACTGCCATGTTGGTGCCAGCTGCTCTAATGGGTCTTATCTGTGTCATTTATGGTGCTGTCAAAGTGGGTTCTTACATTCCAGT GAGGGATATCTGTGATGAGGGCAAGGAAAAAGACTATCCTATGTGTCCACGCTGTGATCAGCGCTGCCCTTACTGGCTACTTTCTGATACCTGTATATACTCCAAG GTGGCATATGTCTTTGACAATGAATTTACAgtggtttttgctattttcatgTCACTTTGGG CCACTATGTTTCTTGAGTTCTGGAAGAGACGACAGGCAGAGATTGCTTATGAGTGGGACTTGCTGGGATATGAGGATGAAGAG gagcAACCTCGCCCTGAATATGAGGCTGCAGCTTCAAATACTCGACTAAATCCCATTACGAAAGTGGACGAACCTTACATTGCAGTCGGCAAAAAGATACCCAGATTCGTTTGTAGCTTCAGTTTTGTTCTGTTTATG TTAGTGTTGGTGCTTGTTGCTGTGGTTGCAGTAGTCGTTTACCGCGCAGCACTGTTTGCTGTGTTAGCAGCTCAGGGCGACTACAATGTGGGCGCAGTTAATATCGCTACTTCAGCAACTGCCGCTCTCATCAATCTCATTATCATTATGATTCTTAACAAG TTTTATGAGAGGTTGGCAGAGATCCTGACGAGATGGG AGATGCCTCGGACACAGACCGAATTGGAAGACATTTTCACATTCAAGATGTACCTCTTCCAGTTTTTGAACTTTTATTCGTCTTTGTTCTACATTGCTTTCTTCAAGCAAAA TCCTGGAAGGCCTGGAGACTTCAACAGAATTTTTGGCAAATACAGACAAGAAGAG TGCAACCCGGCTGGTTGTTTGTTTGAATTGTTGCTACAGTTGTCTGTGATTATGGTGGGAAAACAGATCTTCAACAACTTCATTGAAGTCATTGTTCC AAAACTTCAGAACTGGTGGAAGCGACGACAAAACATTGAAACCCCTGACTTAACAGAGTACACTCGCTGGGAACTGGATTACGACTTGACGACATATCCCGTACATGGTCTGTTTTATGAGTACCTGGAAATGG TGATTCAGTTCGGCTTTGTGACGCTGTTCATATCAGCTTTTCCTCTGGGTCCATTTTTTGCTCTCATCAacaacttgctggaaatacgaCTGGATGCCTACAAGTTTGTAGTTGTGTTCCAACGACCCATGGCAGCCCGAGCTCAGGACATAG GTATCTGGTACACCATCCTGAAGTCTGTTACCAAGATTTCTGTCGTTGTAAAT GGTTTTGTGATCGCTTTTGTGTCGGAATTTGTTCCTCGGCTTTACTACACGCTCGGTCTTGAAAACGACAGTTTAGAGGGCTTTGTGAACAGTACATTGTCGTGTTTTGTGGTCAACGAGTTTCCGGCGAATGAGAGGCCCTCTGGGACAGGAAAGGATGTTTTGTGGGAACATTTTAATAACAACAGCTGTGGTTTCGGGCAACCCACATGCAG GTTTCGTGGCTATTACGAACGGCCATTCATAACAATTGACGGACAAACGCTTGACAATCCCCGAAAGTATGAGTTTTCCACAGCTTACTGGCATATCCTGGCATCAAAATTGTTCTTTGTGCTAGCATTCTTG CACATCGTCTACGGTTTGACAGCGATTATAGCGTGGATTATCCCGGATGTGCCGAAAGAAGTAAGCAACCAGGTCAAGAGGGAAAACTTTTTGGCCCGCGAGGCCTTGCGGTCAGCAGATCAGCCCGATGCAAATGCGCCGTAG